DNA sequence from the Candidatus Kaistella beijingensis genome:
GTAAGTCATCGCAGAAGTAAATCCCATATCACCGCCGCAAAGCCTTAAAATTCTGAAAGGAAGCTCCAAATCAATCAAAATAGATTTCACATGTTCTACCATTTCTTCTAAAGCGGCATAAGAATTTTCAGGATGTTCAATCCTTACAATTTCCACTTTTTCAAATTGGTGAAGGCGGTTCAAGCCGCGAACATGCGCTCCGTAACTTCCCGCTTCTCTTCTGTAACATTGTGAAAATGCGGTATTTTTTATCGGTAAATCTTTTTCATCCAACAAAACATCGCGGTAAATATTGGTTACCGGAACTTCTGCAGTTGGAATCAAGTACAAGTTATCTTCATTAATAAAATACATTTGGCCCTCTTTATCAGGAAGTTGTCCGGTTCCGTAACCTGAAGCTTCGTTCACCACATGCGGCGGATTGACTTCCAAATAACCTGCATCCACATTTTTATCTAAAAAATATTGAACCAGCGCTCTTTGCAAACGCGCTCCTTTTCCTAAATACACAGGAAAACCGGCACCTGCGATTTTCACGCCGAGTTCGAAATCAATCAAATTATATTTTTTCGCCAACTCCCAATGTGGAATCGCGCCTTCTCCCAAACCTTGAACATCATGCGATTGATACACGATTTCGTTGTCATCCGCAGAAGTTCCTGCAACCACTTTTTCAAATGGAATGTTTGGAATTTGATAAAGAATTTCTAAAAGTTTCGCCTCCGAATCTC
Encoded proteins:
- the serS gene encoding serine--tRNA ligase → MLQVNFLRENKERVLEGLNKRNFKQINLVDEAISMDDERKKYQFDLDQNLAEMNKISKEIGILMKEGKKEEAENAKSKTAEYKENSQVLQQKLRDSEAKLLEILYQIPNIPFEKVVAGTSADDNEIVYQSHDVQGLGEGAIPHWELAKKYNLIDFELGVKIAGAGFPVYLGKGARLQRALVQYFLDKNVDAGYLEVNPPHVVNEASGYGTGQLPDKEGQMYFINEDNLYLIPTAEVPVTNIYRDVLLDEKDLPIKNTAFSQCYRREAGSYGAHVRGLNRLHQFEKVEIVRIEHPENSYAALEEMVEHVKSILIDLELPFRILRLCGGDMGFTSAMTYDFEVWSAAQEKWLEVSSVSNFETFQANRLKCRFKGEGKTQLVHTLNGSAMALPRIMAALLENNQTEDGIKIPAKIAEYARFELIN